From a single Paenibacillus sp. FSL W8-0426 genomic region:
- a CDS encoding YitT family protein has product MTNFIPLNGPWRTAMDTALIIVGSFLIAVAFNLFLLPNQIASGGVSGISILGKEWLGLEPAYTQWALNIPLLIAGFVLIGKQYGVRSVLGSIVLPLFVYLTKDWTVPTMNPLLGSLYGGIGAGLGIGIVYRGRGSTGGMSIMARIVQKYSGLSYSICVVIMDATVIILAGFVLSLEQSLYALIGLYITGKVIDGVEMGFGSSKVAYIISNEIEPITQIILADLDRGLTKLEARGGYTDNQRTVLMVVVGQSEVPRLKALIRSVDPGAFVIISNAHEVLGEGFKREHV; this is encoded by the coding sequence ATGACGAACTTTATTCCCTTGAACGGCCCCTGGCGGACCGCTATGGATACGGCCTTGATTATCGTGGGATCGTTTTTGATCGCCGTGGCCTTCAATCTGTTTTTACTGCCGAACCAGATCGCTTCGGGCGGTGTGTCAGGCATCTCCATTCTGGGGAAAGAGTGGCTTGGCCTGGAACCGGCGTACACCCAGTGGGCACTGAATATTCCGCTCCTGATCGCAGGGTTCGTGTTGATCGGCAAACAGTATGGCGTGCGTTCCGTGCTCGGCAGCATCGTACTGCCGCTCTTCGTATATTTGACGAAGGATTGGACGGTGCCAACGATGAATCCGCTGCTCGGTTCATTATACGGGGGGATCGGCGCGGGACTGGGAATCGGGATCGTATACCGCGGCCGGGGATCGACGGGCGGCATGAGCATCATGGCTCGCATCGTGCAGAAATACAGCGGACTCAGTTATTCGATTTGCGTCGTAATCATGGATGCAACGGTGATCATTTTGGCGGGCTTTGTGCTGTCGCTGGAACAGTCGCTCTATGCCCTCATCGGTCTGTATATTACCGGCAAAGTGATTGATGGCGTCGAAATGGGTTTTGGCAGCTCCAAGGTCGCATACATCATCTCTAACGAGATCGAACCGATCACACAGATCATTCTCGCCGATCTGGATCGTGGATTGACCAAGCTGGAAGCACGGGGAGGTTATACGGATAACCAGCGGACGGTGCTGATGGTCGTGGTTGGACAGAGCGAGGTGCCAAGACTTAAAGCATTGATCCGGTCCGTGGACCCGGGGGCTTTTGTCATTATCAGCAATGCGCATGAGGTGCTTGGCGAAGGTTTCAAACGGGAGCATGTTTAA
- the prfB gene encoding peptide chain release factor 2 (programmed frameshift): MIDPSVKHDLREISKKLTNLRGSLDLDLKKEMIENFEEKMSAPDFWDDNEKAQSVIAEMNAVKGSVDQYNKLQQDYDDAAMMVELAEEEGDDDLAAEVSGSVAAIVEKLEQFELQLLLNQPYDKMNAILELHPGAGGTESQDWGQMLLRMYTRWAEKRGFKVEVLDYLPGDEAGIKSVTLSIKGHNAYGYLKAEKGVHRLVRISPFDSSGRRHTSFVSCDVVPEIDDTVEIDIRTEDLKIDTYRASGAGGQHINTTDSAVRITHIPTGVVVTCQNERSQIKNRERAMTMLRSKLYERKIEEQQKELDEIRGEQSDIAWGSQIRSYVFHPYSMVKDHRTSVETGNTGAVMDGDLDAFIDGYLRSQIKVETD; encoded by the exons ATGATTGATCCAAGCGTAAAGCATGACCTGCGTGAAATCAGCAAGAAACTAACAAACCTTAGGGGGTCTCTT GACTTAGATCTCAAAAAGGAAATGATTGAGAACTTCGAAGAGAAAATGTCTGCGCCCGATTTCTGGGACGATAATGAAAAAGCGCAATCCGTCATCGCCGAAATGAATGCGGTCAAGGGTTCGGTAGACCAATACAACAAGCTGCAGCAGGATTATGATGATGCGGCCATGATGGTCGAGCTGGCTGAAGAAGAGGGCGACGATGATCTCGCGGCAGAGGTAAGCGGCAGCGTAGCCGCCATTGTGGAAAAGCTGGAGCAATTCGAGCTCCAACTGCTGCTGAACCAGCCATACGACAAAATGAACGCCATATTGGAGCTGCATCCGGGTGCCGGCGGTACCGAGTCTCAGGACTGGGGCCAGATGCTGCTGAGAATGTATACGCGGTGGGCCGAGAAACGCGGTTTCAAGGTCGAAGTGCTCGATTATTTGCCGGGTGACGAGGCGGGCATCAAGAGCGTAACGCTTTCGATCAAGGGGCACAATGCCTACGGATATCTGAAAGCGGAGAAAGGCGTGCATCGTTTGGTGCGCATCTCGCCGTTCGACTCCTCCGGCCGTCGCCATACTTCCTTCGTATCCTGCGACGTCGTGCCAGAGATCGATGATACGGTCGAGATCGACATCCGGACGGAAGATCTCAAGATCGATACCTACCGCGCGAGCGGCGCGGGTGGACAGCACATCAATACGACGGACTCGGCAGTACGGATTACGCATATCCCGACAGGCGTCGTTGTAACGTGCCAGAACGAGCGTTCACAGATCAAAAACCGCGAGCGGGCCATGACGATGCTTCGTTCGAAGCTGTATGAGCGTAAAATTGAAGAGCAGCAAAAAGAGCTGGATGAAATCCGAGGGGAACAGTCGGATATTGCATGGGGAAGCCAGATTCGCTCCTATGTATTCCATCCCTATAGTATGGTAAAGGATCACCGTACTTCTGTGGAAACGGGAAATACCGGAGCGGTAATGGACGGCGACCTCGATGCATTCATCGATGGTTATTTGCGCAGCCAAATTAAAGTGGAAACCGATTAA